The following nucleotide sequence is from Pedobacter sp. PACM 27299.
TCAGGTAGAGGCTAGATTGATGCAGTTGAAAGAGGCTTTTCCAGGAAATTATAATACGTATATTGGGTACAACGAACAGTTGTCACACCAGATTTATGCCGGGGCCGACTTCCTGCTGATGCCAAGCAGAGTGGAGCCATGTGGACTGAATCAGATGTATGCGCTGCGTTATGGAACCGTTCCTATTGTTCGTAGGATTGGAGGATTAAAAGATACGGTGATAGATATTGGAGATGGCGGTTTTGGTATTTGTCATGATCAGACTAGTGTTTGGGATGTAGGGCACGCGATAGGTAGGGCTTATGAACTGTATCAGGACCAGCAGAAGCTAAAGGAAATCCGTAAATATATGATGCAATTAGACCACTCATGGGATAGAGCGGCTCAACAATATATTGATTTGTACCAAATATAAACTGAATATTTATGACTGATAAAGTATTAGGTGTCATCCTGGGCGGTGGCCAGGGATCTAGGCTTTCCCCACTAACACAAACGCGATCCAAGCCTGCTGTTCCTATCGCTGGAAAATACAGATTGGTCGATATTCCTATTTCTAACTGCTTAAATTCAGGCATACATCGCATGTTTGTCCTGACGCAGTTTAATTCCGCATCGCTGAATAAGCACATCAAGAATACCTATCATTTCAGCCATTTCAGTGCTGCTTTTGTAGATATTCTCGCAGCTGAGCAGACTCCAGACAACCCGACCTGGTTTCAGGGAACTGCAGATGCCGTTAGACAAGTGATGCACCATTTGCTGAACCATGAGTTTGAGTATGTACTCATCTTATCTGGGGATCAGCTATACCAGATGGATTTCAACGAAATGGTCAATGCGCATATTGAAAGTGGCCTACACCTGACGCTGGCAACTATTCCGGTAACGGCAAAAGATGCCACTGATTTCGGGATTCTGAAAACCAATTCCGATAATATTATTACCTCATTTATTGAGAAACCAGCCGCAGAATTATTGAAGGACTGGACTTCTGATACTGGAGAAGAGATGCGCGCAGAAGGACGTGAACACCTGGCTTCAATGGGGATTTACATCTTCAGCAGAGAATTGCTGATCAAGATTTTTGCGGAAAATGCGGAAGAGAAAGATTTTGGAAAAGAGATTATCCCAAGGTTACTACAGTCGAACCGTGTGTTGAGCTATCAATATGAAGGATATTGGACCGATATCGGTAACATCTCTTCCTTCTTTGAAGCAAACTTAGGGCTGACGGATGACCTGCCTAAGTTCAATCTTTTTGATAGTAAGCATAGTATTTTTACCAGGGCACGTATGCTGCCGCCTTCTAAAATATTAGGTACTACACTGGATAAAACTATTATTGCCGAAGGCTGTATTTTACATGCCAAATGTATCAAGCATTCAGTAATTGGCATCCGGGCAAGAATTGGTAAAGGAACTACGATAGATAGCTGTTACATTATGGGTAGTGATAAATATCAGACATTGGAGGATTTGGAGATCGATCTGGAAAATAAAAAACCATGGATCGGGATCGGCGACAATTGTACCATTACCAATGCCATTCTGGATAAAAATTGCAGGATAGGGAATGACGTGCAGATTAATGGAGGCCCACAGCTTCCTGATAGCGACCACGCTTTATATACGGTAAAAGATGGTATTGTAGTTGTTAAAAAAGGCGCAATTATTCCTGATGGAACGGTGATTTAAAATTGCAGGAGTAAAAAAATAGAATTTTTATGAAAAGCAGTTGTAGGTGTTTAAGCCTGCAACTGCTTTTTTTTGGATGCCCGAAATTTTATTGATACCTGAAAATCAGAGAGAATACCGTTTTCTCATAAGGGATGGAATTTACTTCCAGGTTCCCGTGGTGCATTTTCATAATATTTCTGGTGATGGTAAGCCCAATGCCTGAACCATTTTTTCTGGTGGTAAAGAAGGGGACAAAGATCTTTTCAATCAATTCTGTATCAATACCCTTTCCATTGTCGCTCACCTCCAGGTAAAGTTTATTCTGATCCATCCGGTAATTGATTTCTATAACCGGGTGTTCTACTCCTTCCAAAGCATAAATACTATTGGTCACCAGGTTGATCAATGCCTGTTCTACCAGTTTCAAATCAATTTGAATGGTAATCTTGGAAGAGGTTTGCTCCACTTTAAGAATGATGTTTCGGCCGCTGGCAAAAGGCTGCATCAATACTTTAATGTGCTGCAGGATTTCTCCTATGGTATGGTATTCCAGGTCTGG
It contains:
- a CDS encoding glucose-1-phosphate adenylyltransferase: MTDKVLGVILGGGQGSRLSPLTQTRSKPAVPIAGKYRLVDIPISNCLNSGIHRMFVLTQFNSASLNKHIKNTYHFSHFSAAFVDILAAEQTPDNPTWFQGTADAVRQVMHHLLNHEFEYVLILSGDQLYQMDFNEMVNAHIESGLHLTLATIPVTAKDATDFGILKTNSDNIITSFIEKPAAELLKDWTSDTGEEMRAEGREHLASMGIYIFSRELLIKIFAENAEEKDFGKEIIPRLLQSNRVLSYQYEGYWTDIGNISSFFEANLGLTDDLPKFNLFDSKHSIFTRARMLPPSKILGTTLDKTIIAEGCILHAKCIKHSVIGIRARIGKGTTIDSCYIMGSDKYQTLEDLEIDLENKKPWIGIGDNCTITNAILDKNCRIGNDVQINGGPQLPDSDHALYTVKDGIVVVKKGAIIPDGTVI